TTTAAAACGGAATTACCCGGATATTACCCGTGAATATGTTTCTGATGAGCTCTTAGATATGGGTAACATGGAAGAAGTTTTAGCCCTAGTAACTAAAACATCCGGTTTGGAATATACAGGTAAACCCGCAGGTGAAAGCTCGGGGGAATAAACTGGGAGGAGCTGTACACGCATTTAGTGTTAACGATGGGTAAAGATTACGACTATGTACGTAATGAAATGGACCTGCCTAGATTAAGAGCATTAAGTGCGTATCAGCAAAGTAATCCTCCCGCGCATATTGGGATACAACGGCTTTGCCGTATTTTGGAAGCATTTATGGGAATTGATGAAACTCCGCAAGCTATCACCGTTTCAGATGATGACGAGGACGATATGCTGGAAGTTTTGTCGAATTTTCCACAGGGTGGTTGAGGCTGCCCTGTTTGCATTATTTGTAAGCGTTGGTTAAAGTTTGTTGATTAAACTTTATAAGGATAAATCAATGGCTTTAACAAATTGTAAAGAGTGTGGGGCACAAGTTAGTACTCAAGCTAAAAATTGTCCAAGTTGTGGAGCAAAAGTTAAAAAACGCTCCTTATTAAAATGGATCTTTCTAGGATTTGTTATTCTATTTATTATTGGTATTATTGCTGGTGGTGGAGAGGGATCTTCTTCATCAAGTAGCACTAGAGAATTGTCACCTAAAGAAGATGCATTAAAAAATACTGTACTTGATTATGATTGGTCAAAAGGTGGTTTTGATAGTGTCATGTTGGTTGATTTTAAAATCAAAAATAATAGTAAATATGATATTAAAGATATCACTGTAGAGTGTGAGCACTATTCTAATAGTAAAACAAAGATCGACAGCAATAGCCGAGTAATTTATGAGATTGTTAAAGCTGGTGAAACTAAAACAGTCAAACAATTTAATATGGGATTTATACATTCTCAAGCTGCATCGTCAGGTTGTGGAATAACTGACTTAGTTGTAATTCAATAAATATTCTTTAGAAA
The window above is part of the Acinetobacter baumannii genome. Proteins encoded here:
- a CDS encoding zinc ribbon domain-containing protein → MALTNCKECGAQVSTQAKNCPSCGAKVKKRSLLKWIFLGFVILFIIGIIAGGGEGSSSSSSTRELSPKEDALKNTVLDYDWSKGGFDSVMLVDFKIKNNSKYDIKDITVECEHYSNSKTKIDSNSRVIYEIVKAGETKTVKQFNMGFIHSQAASSGCGITDLVVIQ